Genomic window (Pseudomonas sp. L5B5):
GAACCACCCCATGCTTGAGTTGGCCCCACTGCTGGTTTCAGCAATGATTCTCGGCCTCCTGGGTGGTGGCCATTGCCTGGGCATGTGCGGCGGCCTGATGGGCGCCCTGACCCTGGCGATCCCCCAGGAACAACGTGGGCGGCGCCTGCGCCTGCTGTTGGCCTACAACCTGGGGCGGATTCTCAGCTATGCCCTGGCCGGCTTGCTGCTGGGCCTGGCGGGTTGGGCGGTGGCCAACAGTCCCCTGGCCCTGTTCATGCGCACCCTGGCCGGCTTGCTGCTGATCGCCATGGGCCTGTACCTGGCCGGCTGGTGGAGCGGCCTGACCCGCATCGAAGCCCTTGGCAAGGGGTTGTGGCGGCATATCCAGCCGGCAGCCAGCCGCCTGCTGCCGGTGTCCACCCTGTCGCGAGCCCTGGTACTGGGCGCGCTCTGGGGCTGGCTGCCCTGCGGACTGGTGTACAGCACCTTGCTGTGGTCGGCGAGCCAGGGCAACGCGCTGGATAGCGCACTGCTGATGCTGGCCTTCGGCCTTGGCACCTGGCCGGTCCTGCTGGCCACCGGCCTGGCAGCGGAACGAGTCACCGCCCTGCTGCGTCGTCGCAGCGTACGCCTGGCCGGCGGCCTGCTGGTGATGCTGTTCGGTATCTGGACCCTGCCCGGCCCCCACCAGCACTGGCTGATGGGCCACTGAGCGCGGCGGGGCTACGAACCCCGCGGGCGCTACCCCAGGCGCCTGGAAACACCCTTGATACAAATCAACATGGCTTCAGCCCCAACCCCCTAGACTCGCGAACATTGCCAGCCTATCCGGGGGAATTCCCGCATGCTCGACGCCATTCGTTGGGACACAGATCTGATCCGCCGCTACGACCTGGCGGGACCGCGCTATACCTCCTACCCGACCGCTGTGCAATTCAACAGCCAGGTCGGCGCCTTCGACCTGCTGCACGCCCTGCGGGACAGCCGCAAGGCCCAGCGTCCATTGTCGCTGTATGTGCACATCCCGTTCTGCGCCAACATCTGCTACTACTGTGCCTGCAACAAGGTCATCACCAAGGATCGCAGCCGCGCCCTGCCCTACCTCCAGCGCCTGGAGCAGGAGATGCAGTTGATCGCCTGCCACCTGGCCCCCAACCAGCGGGTCGAACAGTTGCACTTTGGCGGCGGCACCCCGACCTTCCTCAATCATGACGAACTGCGCCAGCTGATGGCCTTGCTGCGCAAGCACTTCAACTTGCTCGACGATGACTCCGGCGACTACGGCATCGAGATCGACCCCCGGGAGGCCGACTGGTCGACCATGGGCCTGTTGCGCGAACTGGGATTCAACCGGGTCAGCGTCGGCCTGCAGGACCTGGACCCGGTGGTGCAGCGTGCGGTCAACCGCCTGCAGAGCCTGGAGGAAACCCGGGCAGTGATCGAAGCGGCCCGAACCCTGCAATTTCGCTCCATCAACATCGACCTGATCTACGGCCTGCCCAAGCAGACCCCGGAAAACTTCGCCCGGACCGTGGACGAGGTCATCAGCCTGCAACCGGATCGGCTCTCGGTATTCAACTATGCCCACCTGCCCGAACGCTTCATGCCGCAGCGGCGAATCAACAGCAGCGAACTGCCGGCACCCGCGGAAAAACTGCAGATGCTGCAACGCAGCATCGAACAGCTGACAGCAGCCGGGTACCGCTACATCGGCATGGATCACTTCGCCCTGCCAGACGATGAACTGGCCATTGCCCAGGAGGAGTCGACCCTGCAACGCAACTTCCAGGGATACACCACCCATGGACACTGTGACCTGATCGGCCTGGGTGTTTCGGCCATCAGTCAGATCGGCGATCTGTACTGCCAGAACAGCAGCGACCTGACCCACTATCAAAATGCATTGGCGGGCGCACAACTAGCCACTAGTCGTGGTTTGGTATGCAATGCCGACGACCGTCTGCGCCGCGAAATAATTCAACAACTGATATGCAACTTTAGTCTTAAGTTCGAAGATATCGAACAGGCTTTCAATATCGACTTTCGCGGTTATTTTCATGAACTATGGGCAAACTTGCAGGAGATGGCGGACGATGGCCTGATCGAACTCAGTGACCAAGCCATTAACGTATTACCGGCCGGACGCCTGCTGGTTCGTTCGGTCTGCATGGTATTCGACGCGTACCTGGGACAGCAGAACCGCCAGCGTTTTTCCCGGGTAATCTGAGACTTTTAACAACATGTGCCCGACATCCGGTTCACTGGCTGCAACATGATCGACGCCTCAAGGGATTTCACCTGGCTGCTAGGACTTCATGAGCAGCGCGGCGGCCTTCATCACCTGTTCCGGAGTCAGGCTCTCCTGACGCATCGCCTTGACCAGGGAGGCATTGGTGGACAACAAGCCACCGTTGAGGGTCGCCAGGGCCGCTTGCACGCTACCGACCTTGACCCTGGTTTCTTCGGGGCTCAAACGCTTGTCGGCCATGATGACCTGCAACTCGGCGGTCTTCTCTGAAATCTGTTGTTGCAATTTCCTGATCATCTTGAGGATCTGCTGAATGGTCTGGGGCAAACCACTTTCCTCGATATCGCTGTCATCCCCGGTAGCCCTGGAGGATTTCATCAGGCCCGCACCCGACAGCGACACTTTGACGCCCTCCCCCTGTGCCGACCCGGCAACTAACGGAGAAACCCTTAGTTCTTCGCCCTCGGCGGTTTTCGAAGATTCTGAAAAAGGCTGCAAGTTGTTGCTGCCATTAGTAATACCGCCAACGGACGACATAACCGCGCCTCTCCAAGTTGCTTTTGTTAACAGGCTATCGACCCACTAAAGGATTGCTTTACGACGGATCGTGAATACGGCACGGACTGGCCGGAACCTCCTCCCGTGAGTTACCCTTACGGCTTATGTGTGCTTTCCCACAAGGATTCTAGAATGTCCGAGCCAGTTAAACTGCGCGCTCATAACCAGGCCCATTGCAAGGATTGCAGCCTGGCCCCTCTCTGCCTGCCACTTTCTCTGAATCTGGAAGACATGGACGCGCTGGACGAAATCGTCAAACGTGGCCGCCCATTGAAAAAAGGCGAGTTCCTGTTCCGTCAGGGTGATGGCTTCGACTCGGTGTATGCCGTCCGCTCGGGCGCCCTGAAAACCTTCAGCCTCAGCGACAGTGGCGAAGAACAGATCACCGGCTTCCACCTTCCAAGCGAGCTGGTGGGGTTGTCCGGCATGGATACCGAAAGCCATCCGGTTTCGGCGCAAGCGCTGGAAACCACCTCGGTATGCGAAATCCCCTTCGAGCGCCTGGATGAGCTGGCACTGCAGCTGCCACAGTTGCGTCGCCAGTTGATGCGAGTCATGAGCCGCGAGATCCGCGATGATCAGCAGATGATGCTGCTGCTGTCGAAAAAGACCGCCGATGAACGTATCGCCACCTTCCTGGTAAACCTGTCGGCCCGTTTTCGCGCCCGGGGCTTTTCCGCCAACCAGTTCCGCCTCAGCATGTCGCGCAACGAAATCGGCAACTACCTGGGCCTGGCAGTGGAAACCGTATCCCGGGTCTTCACGCGCTTCCAGCAGAACGAGCTGATTGCCGCCGAAGGCAAGGAAGTGCACATCCTCGATCCGATCCAGCTCTGCGCCCTGGCCGGCGGTTCGGTGGAAGGCTGATCCACACGCAGTGCGGCTGAGCCAAGCGGCTCGGTCGCGGGTATACTGGCGCGGCTTATTTCGCCCGCCAGGACACCTGCAGATGGCCTTCGACTCCTTCGACATCAAATCCCTGATCCGCCCCGTCATCGACTTCCCGAAGCCGGGCGTGATCTTTCGCGACATCACCCCCCTGTTCCAGTCTCCCCGGGCCCTGCGCCTGGTGGCCGACAGTTTCGCCCAGCGTTATGTCGAAGAAGACTTCAGCCACATCGGCGCCATGGACGCCCGGGGTTTCCTGATCGGATCGATCATCGCCTACCAGTTGAACAAGCCGCTGATCCTGTTTCGCAAGCAAGGCAAGTTGCCAGCCGACGTCCTGGCCGAGGGCTACCAGACCGAATACGGCGAAGCCTTCCTAGAGGTCCATGCCGACAGTTTGTGCGACGGTGATTCGGTCCTGATGTTCGATGACCTGATCGCCACCGGTGGCACCCTGATCGCCGCCGCCAACCTGGTACGGCGCATGGGAGCGAAGATCCATGAAGCCGCAGCCATCATCGACCTGCCGGAGCTGGGTGGATCGCGCAAGCTGGAAGACATGGGCATCCCGACGTTCTGCCTGACCCAGTTCTCCCTGACCGAGCGCTGACCTTGGCCTGCCGTCCCGGGGCGGCTAGAGCCCCATCTGCTTGCTGATGATTTCGTTCATCACCTCGCGGGTACCACCGCCGATAGAGAGGATGCGGTTGTCGCGGTACAGGCGCTCCACCAAACTCTCGCGCATGTAGCCCATGCCGCCAAGAATCTGCACGGCGTCGTAGGTAATGCGATCGGCGGTGTCGGTGGCAAAGTTCTTGGCCATGGAGATTTCCTTGATCACGCTCTTGCCGGCAGCCATCTTGGCCGCCTGGCGGTAGGTGAACTCCCGGGACACTTCCAGGGCCGTAGCCATCTCCGCCAAGCGATGCTTGATGACCTGGAACTTGGCCACGGGCTTGCCGAACGCCTCGCGTTCGCGCGCCCACTCCAGGCTTTGCTCAAGGGCCATCTGCGCGGTCATGTTGGCCATCAGCGCCAAGGCCAGGCGCTCGCTCTGGAAGTTGCCCATGATGCAGGCAAACCCCATGTTCTCGACGCCGATCAGGTTGCCCACCGGCACCCGGCAATCCTCGAAGAACAGCTCGGCGGTGTCCGAAGCCCACCAGCCCATCTTTTTCAACTGCCGGCCCACGGTGAAGCCGGGAGTGCCCTTCTCGATCAACAGCAGGCTGATGCCGCCGTAACCTGGCTCGCCGGTGCGCACGGCCACTGTGTAGAAATCGGCGCGCACGCCGCTGGTGATGAAGGTCTTGCTGCCGCTGACCCGATAATGATCACCGTCACGCACCGCCCGGGTCTGCAGGTTGGCCACATCGGAACCGCCACCGGGCTCGGTCACCGCCAGGGCACAGATTTTCTCCCCGGACAGCACCAGCGGCGCCACTCGATCGCGAATCTCGGGACGCGCCCACTTGACGATGGGCGGCAAGCCGATATCCAGCGAGCCCAACCCCGCTACCAGACCACCGGAGCCGCTGCGCATCAGCTCTTCACTGGCGGCGATCTTGGCGAATACATCCCCTTCATGGCTGCCCCCAAGGGCCTCCGGATAACCGATGCCGAGGATGCCGGCAGCACCGGCCTTGAGATAGAGCTCGCGAGGGAAGCTCTCGGCCTCCTCCCACTGCTCGATCCCGGGGAGGATTTCGCGCTCGACGAAACGTCGCACGCTGTCGCGGATCAACTGGTGGCTGGGCTCGAAGTATTCCTGGCAGACAGACATCGGCAAGCTCCTCTGAAGGGTCGAAGGAACTTACCAAGCGCTTGCTTGGTTTTCAAGAGCACGCACGAATCCATCCACCGACTGGCCAGTGGATGGATCGAGTTACAGGGCGATGGGTTTGCGCCCGGCGAAGGAATGAGCCAGGGTACCGCCGTCCACCAGCTCCAGCTCGCCGCCCAGGGGCACGCCATGGGCAATACGCGAGGTGATCAGGCCTTTGTCGATCAGCAACTGGGCGATGTAGTGGGCAGTGGCTTCGCCCTCCACCGTGGGGTTGGTGGCCAGGATGACTTCGCTGAAGGTGCCCTGCTCTTCGATTCGCGCCAACAACTGCGGGATGCCGATAGCTTCCGGACCCAGGCCGTCCAGGGGCGAGAGGTGTCCTTTGAGCACGAAGTAGCGACCGCGATAGCCGGTCTGCTCCACCGCATAGACGTCCATCGGCCCTTCGACCACGCACAACAGGCTGTCGTCGCGGCGCGGGTCGGCACACTGTGGGCACAACTCCTCTTCAGTCAGGGTCCGGCACTGGCGGCAATGCCCTACCCCCTCCATGGCCTGGCTCAGGGCCTGGGCCAGCCGCAGGCCGCCGCTGCGATCGCGCTCCAGCAGTTGCAGGGCCATGCGTTGGGCGGTTTTCTGTCCCACCCCGGGCAAGGTGCGCAAGGCATCGATCAGTTGGCGAATCAGGGGGCTGAAGCTCATGGGCAAAGGTCCGACAAAACGACGAGACGCGGTTTATACCCGCGCCCCGGGGTAGCGTCAAATGCTCGCATCCGTGGCGACCTTGACCACCAGCTTGCCGAAGTTGCGCCCCTCGAGCAGGCCGATGAACGCCTGGGGCGCCTGTTCAAGGCCTTCGACCACGTCCTCCTTGAACTTGACCTTGCCCTCGCGCACCCAGGGCGCCATGGCCTTGATGAACTCCGGATGGCGGTCGCCGTAGTCGTCGAAGACGATGAAACCCTGGATACGCACGCGCTTGGTCAGCAGGGTACGTTGCAGCAGCGCCAGGCGGTCCGGCCCCGGCGCAAGCTCCTGGGCGTTGTACTGGGCGATCAGGCCACACAGGGGAATGCGCGCCTTGGCATTGAGCAATGGCAGCACCGCATCGAACACCTTGCCACCGACGTTCTCGAAGTAGATGTCCACGCCCTTGAAGCAGGCTTGTGCCAGTTCATCGGCAAAGTCGGCGCTCTTGTGATCGATGCAGGCATCAAAACCCAGTTCCTCGACCACATAGCGACATTTGTCGGCCCCGCCGGCAACACCCACCACCCGCAGCCCCTTGAGCTTGGCCACCTGCCCCACGACCGAGCCCACCGCGCCGGACGCAGCCCCCACCACCAGGGTCTCCCCGGCCTTGGGCTGGCCGATGTCCATCAAGCCCATGTAGGCGGTCATTCCCGGCATACCCAGTACGCCCAGGGCCATGGACGGGCTGGGCAGGCCCGCAGGCACCGGCACCAGGTTGCGGCCATCGCTGATGCAGTGGCTCTGCCAACCGGTAGCTCCCACCACCAGGTCACCCTCCTGAAACTTCGGATTCAGCGAACGCTCGACCCGACTGACAGCACCGCCGGTCATGACTTCGTCGATCTCCACCGGCGCCGCGTAGGACGGTGCATCACTCATGCGCCCACGCATGTAAGGATCAAGCGAGAGATAGAGCGTCTTGAGCAGCACCTGGCCGTCCGCCAGTTCGGGCAGGGCTACCCGCTCCAGGCGAAAGTTCTCCGGAATGGGCGCGCCCTGGGGACGCGACACCAGCACCACGCGCTGATTGAGGGTCATTGCTTGCGGCATCACAGACACTCCGTTATCGATAAATGAACAGAACTGTATAGGGTGCAGACCGTCATCGGGCAACGGCGTTCGATGTTTCTGCCCACGCTCGCGCCCGGCGCCAAGCCAACTGGCAGGCAAAAAAATGCCAGGCTCAGGGCCTGGCATTGTGTACTGCAATCCGATGCGCGGGGCGAATCAGAATGGCAGCTTCATGCCCGGAGGCAGCTGCATGCCGGCGGTCATGCCGGACATCTTTTCCTGGCTGTTGGATTCGATCTTGCGCACGGCGTCGTTCACTGCCGCTGCGAACAGGTCTTCCAGCACTTCGCGATCGTCTTCGCTGACGCCTTCCAGCAGGCTTGGGTCGATGCTCACGCGCTTGATGTCATGACGGCCGGTCATGACCACGGTGACCATGTCGCCACCGGCCTTGCCGGTGACTTCCGCGTTGGCCAGTTCTTCCTGCATCTTGGCCATTTTTTCCTGCATCTGCTGCGCCTGCTTCATCAGGCCGGCCATGCCACCTTTCATCATGGGAATTACCTCAAGGTACGGTGATGGAAACAGCGCCCGGCCCAAGGCCCGGCGCCCTTTAAGTTAAGTGATCAACCCTGCGCGGCCGCAGCCTCGACAGGTTCAATAGTATCGTGGCGCACCACTGCGCCGAACTCCTGGACCATCCGCTGGATGAACGGATCACCGTGGATCGATTCCTCGGCCTCGCGCTGGCGATTGGCACGGCGACGAGCGGCAGCCTGGGCCGGGGTTTCCTGTTCGGGCTTGATCAGTTCGATGCTCAGCGCCAGGGTACGCCCGTGGTACTGGTTCAGGGCATCATTGAGGCGGCGCTGCTGGGTCGCGTTGAACAACGCGCTATGGGCCGGGTCCAGGTGCAGCAGCCACTGGTCACCGTCCACGGCGATCAGGGTGCAGTTGGCGGCAATGCTTCCGGTCATGCCGGAAATCGGCAGTTTCGGGAACAGTTCCAGCCACTCCAGGGCCAGGCCGGTAGCCGGCATGGCCGCAGGCTCGGGTTCAGGCTCCGGCGCCGGTTCGGCGATATGCTCGCTGGCCAGTTCGTCAAGGTAACTGTAGGCCGAGTCCATGTCCGGCTCGATGTAGTCCTCGTCCAGCGGCGGCTCGTCGTCCAGGTCGCTCCCCGGCGTGGCGGCATCGACCTCGGCCACGCTCGGCTCGGGCACAGGGGCACTGGCCCACTCCGGCACGTCCGGCACTACGCTGTCCGGCACCGGAGTCAGCACCGCGGGCAACTCCGGCGGCTCGGCAACCACGTCCAGCATCGGCTCCACGGCCGGCCGCTGCTCGAGCGGCGCCTCTACCGGATCGTTCCACGGCAGGTCGACCACCTCTTGGGCGACCACCGGTTCGGGGTCAGGTTCGGCTTCGACAGTGGCCGTGGCCGGCTCAGGCTGGACCACCGGAGCAACGACCGGCTGGGCCACTGGCTCCGTTGCGGCGACAGGGGCCTGGGCAACCGGCATGCTGGCAACAGGAGCGACAGCAGGCACGACCGCTGCTGGCGCCGCCACGGCTTGGGCGGAATCAACTGTGGCCTGGCTGATCCCCACCGGCTTTAGCGGCTGTCTCGGTGCATCCGCGGCATCCGCCGGCCGGAAGGCCAGCATCCGCAGCAGGACCATTTCGAAACCGCCGCGCGGGTCCGGTGCCAGCGGCAGGTCACGCCGACCGATCAGGCCCATCTGGTAATAGAACTGGACGTCTTCGGCCGGCAGCGCCTGGGCCAGCGCCAGCACCCGATCGCGGTCGCCATGGCCGTTGTCGACGCCCTCGGGCAACGCCTGGGCAATCGCCACCCGGTGCAGCACGTTGAGGATTTCCGACAGTACGCCGTTCCAGTCCGGCCCCTGCTCCGCCAGATGGCGTACCGCCTCCAGCAGCGCCTTGGCGTCGCCTTCGATCAGCGCATGGAGCACGTCATAGACCTGGCCATGATCGAGGGTGCCGAGCATGGCCCGTACATCGGCAGCCATGACCTTGCCCTCGCCGAAAGCAATGGCCTGGTCGGTGAGGCTCATGGCATCACGCATCGATCCATCGGCGGCGCGCCCCAGCAGCCACAGCGCATCGCCTTCGAACGGCACACTCTCCACACCCAGCACATGGCTCAGGTGCTCGACCACGCGCTCGGGGGTCATGTTCTTCAGGGAAAACTGCAGGCAGCGGGACAGGATGGTCGCCGGCAGCTTCTGCGGATCGGTGGTCGCCAGGATGAACTTGACGTAGGGCGGCGGCTCCTCGAGGGTCTTGAGCAAGGCGTTGAACGAGTGGCTGGAGAGCATGTGCACTTCGTCGATCAGGTAGACCTTGAAGCGCCCGCGGCTGGGGGCGTACTGCACGTTGTCCAGCAGCTCTCGAGTGTCCTCGACCTTGGTCCGGCTCGCGGCGTCGATCTCGATCAGGTCGACGAAACGTCCTTCATCGATCTCGGTGCACACCGAGCAGGTGCCGCACGGGGTGGAAGTGATGCCCGTTTCACAGTTCAGGCATTTGGCAATGATCCGCGCGATGGTGGTCTTGCCCACCCCGCGGGTACCGGTAAACAGGTAGGCATGGTGCAGCCGCTGGCTGTCCAAGGCATTGATCAGAGCCTTGAGCACATGGGTCTGGCCGACCATTTCGCGGAACGAGCGCGGACGCCATTTACGTGCAAGAACCTGATAACTCATCGAAAACCGTCGCAACTGGAAAGCGGAAGCCGGTAATGCTAGCGGAGCAAGGGCGAAATTGCATCCGGCACGCTTGTCTAATCTGTCCAAGTGGCCATTTTTCAAGGGGTTGCCTGCCGGCCAATGGAATCCTGCAGTAATGAAGACGCCCGGCAAGGGCCGGGCCATCGTCCAGCGCTACGTCGACTCGGCCCCGTCCGCACAAGCCTGGACCAGCCCCTGGCACCCGCTGCTACGCCACACCGCAGGCGGCAGGTAGCGACGGACCCACTCCAGCACGGCATCGGCCGGCATCGGTGCAGCGATGAAGTCGCCCATGGCCACCTCGCACCCCAGGGCCATCAAGCGCTCGCCATGGGCCAGGCTCTCCAGCCCCTCGGCCACCACCCGGCGACCGAACGCCTGGGCCAGCCCCACCAGAGCCCGGACCAGCGCCTGGTCGTCCTGATCGTGGAGCATGTCGCGAATGAACAGTCGGTCGATCTTGATGGTCTGGGTCCGCAAGTGCTTGAGATAACTCAAGGACGAGTGCCCGGTGCCAAAATCCCCCAGGGAGAACTGCACCCCGAAGCCCTGGCAGGCGTCGAGGCAGTCGCTGACCTTGTGGATGTTGTCGATGGCCACCGACTCGACGATCTCCAGGTCCAGCAAGGCCGGCGAGACATCCGGATAACGATCGAGCATGTCCTTGAGCCGCTCGACGAAGTCCGCCCGCTGAAAATGCCGGGCGGCGATGTTCAAGCTTACCGGCCAGTCCTGCCCCGCAGCCTGCCAGCGCTGCAGCTGGGCCATCACCTCATGCATGACCCACTCGCCGATGTCGACGATCAGGTCGGTTTCCTCCACCTGCGGCAGGAACTCATGGGTTCCCAGGAGTCCGCGCTGGGGATGCTGCCAGCGCAGCATGGCTTCCAGGCCCACCACTGCGCCGCTGCGCATGTTCACCTTGGGTTGGAAGAACAGCCGCAGCTGCCCGCCGTCCAGCGCCTGGCGCACCTGCTCCACGGTCTGGTAGGTGACCATCACTTCACGATCGCGCAGCACATCGAACAGATGGAAGCGATTGCGGCCACTCTGCTTGGCCACGTACATGGCCTGGTCGGCATGACGCAGCAAGGTGTCGGCATCATGGTTGTCGGCGGGAAACAGGGTCACGCCGATGCTGGCAAAGACGTTGATATCCTTGCCCTGGATCGAATAAGGCTGGGAAATGGTCGCCAGGACCCGCTGCAGCGCACCACGCAATTCCAGCATGTCGCGCACATAGCGCAGAATCAGCACGAACTCATCGCCCCCCAGGCGTGCAACCACATCCTCGCCACGGATGATCGAGCGCAAGCGCGCCGCTACTTCCACCAGCAGCAGATCGCCACAGGCATGCCCGTAGCCATCGTTGACCGCCTTGAAACCGTCCAGGTCGAGCATGCACACCGCGAGCGGAATATCTTGCTGCCGGGAAAATTCCAGGGCCTGGTACAACTGGTCGGAGAGGAACGCACGATTGGGTAGGCCCGTGAGCACGTCATGCCCGACCCGCCATTGCAGGGAATGCAGCAACTGGCGCTTTTCGCTGACATCGAAGCGAATCGACACATAACGCACCACCCGCCCGGAGCGCTGGTCCACCAGCGGCACCATGGTGCTGTCGACCCAATACAGGCTGCCGTCCTTGGCGCGATTGCAGATCTCGCCCTTCCACACCTGGCCCCGGATGATGGTGCGCCACAACTCGCCGAAGAACTCCGGCGGATGCAGCCCGGAGCTGAGCATGCTGTGGTCAGCGCCGATCAGTTCACCACGGCTGTAGCCCGAGACCTGGCAGAACAGGTCGTTGACATAGGTGATGCGGCCGTCCAGATCGGTTTCGGAAAAAATGGCGGCGGCATCGACGGCCCTACGGTATTTCTCATCCATGAGTCGAACTCACTGTCGCTAGCGGTTGAACCGCTCGACCAAGGCGTGCAGCCCGGAAGAGATGTTTTCCAGCTCGGCCCCACGAAGCACTCCGACGCTGGCGTTCTCGGCAGTGCGCTGCACCGTGACAGCCACGCTGTTGATCTGTTCGGACACCGATTCGGCGACATGGGACTGCTCCTGGGAAGCCGCGGCCATCTGCTGGCTCATGTCGGTAATGCGCTCGACCGCAGCGCCGATGCCCTGCAAGGCCTGCTGCGCCTGCAGTACCTGCTGCACCCCCTGCTCGGCTTCCTCGATACCGAGGCTGGCGATCTGCACCGCCTCGTCAGCCCCGGCCCGCAGGCTCTGGATGATGCCCTGGATCTGCTGGGTGGATTCCCGGGTCTTGCCGGCCAGGGCCCGCACTTCATCGGCCACGACCGCGAATCCGCGTCCCTGCTCGCCAGCCCGGGCCGCCTCGATGGCAGCATTCAGGGCCAGCAGGTTGGTCTGGTCGGCGATCGCCTGGATCATGCTCGCCGCCACCATGATGTCCTGGGTCTGCCCGGCCAGATCCCCCACCGCCTGGTTGATCTGGGTGACCGTACGGGCCAGCACCTGGATCGCCTCGCGGGAGGTGCCCGCTACCTGGCTGCCCTGCTGCGCCAGCAGGTTGGCGGTGTGGGCTTCGCTGGCAGTATGCTGCACATGCTCGGCGACTTCGGTGATCGAAGCGGCCATCTGGGTCATGGCGGCGGCGGTCATGTCGGTTTCCGCCCGCTGCTCCAGCAGCGCCGACTCGGTGCGACTGGACAACTGGCTGGAGTCCGCGGCTGCCGCTGCCATCTGCCGGGCCAGGTCGCTGAGGCGGGTCAAGGCGGTTTTCAGCCGGGCCTCCTCGCTGACCAGGATCATCTGCAATTGCGCCGCCGGCCCGAGGGATTCGCTGTAGGCCAGGGCACAGATCGGATCGGCGAAGGTGTTGGGCGTGCTGCTGACAATGTCCTTGAGCTGTCGGCCCAGGCGGCGCTGGGCCAACAGTCCGACGCCAAGGAATCCCGCCAGCGTCAGACCTTGGGCCGCCAGGGCCGGCAACCAGTTGAAGGCCGCCAGGCAAGCCGCCGCTACCGTCATCGGCACCAACAGCGGACGAGCCCCGGCCTCCAGACGGCGCCAGGCCGAAACCGGCGCCTTGTCGGCGCGCAACCGCGCATACAGGATCTCGGCCCGCGTCACCTGCTCGCGGGTCGGCTTGACCCGTACCGACTCATAACCCACCAGGCGCCCATCCTCGAGGATCGGCGTGACATAGGCGCTGACCCAATAGAAGTTGCCATTCTTGCAGCGGTTCTTCACCACCCCCATCCAGCTGTGGCCGGCCTTCAGATAACGCCACATGGATTCGAACAC
Coding sequences:
- a CDS encoding methyl-accepting chemotaxis protein, which codes for MTVAAACLAAFNWLPALAAQGLTLAGFLGVGLLAQRRLGRQLKDIVSSTPNTFADPICALAYSESLGPAAQLQMILVSEEARLKTALTRLSDLARQMAAAAADSSQLSSRTESALLEQRAETDMTAAAMTQMAASITEVAEHVQHTASEAHTANLLAQQGSQVAGTSREAIQVLARTVTQINQAVGDLAGQTQDIMVAASMIQAIADQTNLLALNAAIEAARAGEQGRGFAVVADEVRALAGKTRESTQQIQGIIQSLRAGADEAVQIASLGIEEAEQGVQQVLQAQQALQGIGAAVERITDMSQQMAAASQEQSHVAESVSEQINSVAVTVQRTAENASVGVLRGAELENISSGLHALVERFNR
- a CDS encoding putative bifunctional diguanylate cyclase/phosphodiesterase, whose protein sequence is MDEKYRRAVDAAAIFSETDLDGRITYVNDLFCQVSGYSRGELIGADHSMLSSGLHPPEFFGELWRTIIRGQVWKGEICNRAKDGSLYWVDSTMVPLVDQRSGRVVRYVSIRFDVSEKRQLLHSLQWRVGHDVLTGLPNRAFLSDQLYQALEFSRQQDIPLAVCMLDLDGFKAVNDGYGHACGDLLLVEVAARLRSIIRGEDVVARLGGDEFVLILRYVRDMLELRGALQRVLATISQPYSIQGKDINVFASIGVTLFPADNHDADTLLRHADQAMYVAKQSGRNRFHLFDVLRDREVMVTYQTVEQVRQALDGGQLRLFFQPKVNMRSGAVVGLEAMLRWQHPQRGLLGTHEFLPQVEETDLIVDIGEWVMHEVMAQLQRWQAAGQDWPVSLNIAARHFQRADFVERLKDMLDRYPDVSPALLDLEIVESVAIDNIHKVSDCLDACQGFGVQFSLGDFGTGHSSLSYLKHLRTQTIKIDRLFIRDMLHDQDDQALVRALVGLAQAFGRRVVAEGLESLAHGERLMALGCEVAMGDFIAAPMPADAVLEWVRRYLPPAVWRSSGCQGLVQACADGAEST
- the dnaX gene encoding DNA polymerase III subunit gamma/tau, with amino-acid sequence MSYQVLARKWRPRSFREMVGQTHVLKALINALDSQRLHHAYLFTGTRGVGKTTIARIIAKCLNCETGITSTPCGTCSVCTEIDEGRFVDLIEIDAASRTKVEDTRELLDNVQYAPSRGRFKVYLIDEVHMLSSHSFNALLKTLEEPPPYVKFILATTDPQKLPATILSRCLQFSLKNMTPERVVEHLSHVLGVESVPFEGDALWLLGRAADGSMRDAMSLTDQAIAFGEGKVMAADVRAMLGTLDHGQVYDVLHALIEGDAKALLEAVRHLAEQGPDWNGVLSEILNVLHRVAIAQALPEGVDNGHGDRDRVLALAQALPAEDVQFYYQMGLIGRRDLPLAPDPRGGFEMVLLRMLAFRPADAADAPRQPLKPVGISQATVDSAQAVAAPAAVVPAVAPVASMPVAQAPVAATEPVAQPVVAPVVQPEPATATVEAEPDPEPVVAQEVVDLPWNDPVEAPLEQRPAVEPMLDVVAEPPELPAVLTPVPDSVVPDVPEWASAPVPEPSVAEVDAATPGSDLDDEPPLDEDYIEPDMDSAYSYLDELASEHIAEPAPEPEPEPAAMPATGLALEWLELFPKLPISGMTGSIAANCTLIAVDGDQWLLHLDPAHSALFNATQQRRLNDALNQYHGRTLALSIELIKPEQETPAQAAARRRANRQREAEESIHGDPFIQRMVQEFGAVVRHDTIEPVEAAAAQG